The proteins below are encoded in one region of Drosophila santomea strain STO CAGO 1482 chromosome 2R, Prin_Dsan_1.1, whole genome shotgun sequence:
- the LOC120446002 gene encoding uncharacterized protein LOC120446002 isoform X11, with the protein MFDQPPENELQKSHDQNPVALSAHQLRVQASLQRLNIPDWFRHYTKGPEKAADGENVCTSATGGGYRPGNFTRKRGQESGRWQGLNSKTTSLSSLGSQRSDRSPLLMSPSAHSHHGGQSSYSCGSTTIHGPAPVQIGMGATRWSTSHLNSTQMSPGASQRGNFTRGAPINSSFMSVASGSGLLRNSYRQPYLGWRSTEKLSQRTPHERLANSLLTQRTAPPSTQAANETDTLHTVSTEIQSSIKEVTSAIVHFVNDQQQSQHPVSRSTSPNARCWLESSFVGTRTLDSPQTPVIDNSAPGLARKQQQLHSHQVHLDVSLAPVFSAGQLQHHMNGINRIGNGGVPTSNIAAERSLSSASLEDVLASLLGLPPTFLSGQISNSYISYTPNSATTAGVAIRQQLEVQSAAEQQRLRRRSEGDAPSQEKHYSKDQPHQSSSHSVEAVVSPKPNIPKERRRVSLGDPTLTATRSDIGIGGQLQLIEEPKAGFGSGQQVRCRNSKCDRSTSPSDAKKLYKTCHNCSHLYCSRECRRAHWEKHRKACLHSRASNICRQVLATCRDDLDSQRHLSLLARKGSLSQGRGVVRVLFRSAEAAEGFIKNGFQCMGEASYVRWPDLMPAEMGLDLYSELLKLSTEYKPETKMLIYVAICVVSEAPGMGQAPVRWERQLVSRCAKLKLCKSVMVELEHHQAAILPVSVVAVPERTEILILTFKPGQHGNRELILSNILDILSTHGVILSKHYPQVFERLQTYSEGQSDKFNPVTLHPRDTQTGQNFVCIIMAVHTDNELTKLPSAADGGNRVTTIDVGSPSALVQLELGDDQILKTTSRNS; encoded by the exons CCCCCTGAAAACGAACTGCAGAAATCACATGACCAAAATCCAGTCGCACTGAGCGCACACCAGCTGCGCGTCCAAGCGTCGCTTCAGCGGCTAAATATTCCCGACTGGTTCCGTCATTACACCAAAGGGCCCGAAAAGGCCGCAGATGGCGAAAATGTATGCACAAGTGCGACTGGTGGTGGATACCGACCTGGCAACTTCACCCGCAAACGCGGACAGGAATCGGGTCGCTGGCAAGGGCTCAATTCAAAGACAACTTCCCTCAGCTCGCTGGGATCTCAACGCTCCGACCGAAGTCCTTTGTTAATGAGTCCTTCAGCGCACAGCCATCACGGCGGCCAAAGCTCTTATTCATGTGGGTCGACGACAATTCACGGTCCGGCCCCTGTACAGATAGGTATGGGAGCCACTCGCTGGTCTACCTCGCATCTAAATTCCACTCAGATGTCCCCCGGTGCCTCACAGCGCGGAAACTTCACGCGCGGTGCGCCCATTAATAGCAGCTTTATGTCTGTGGCCAGTGGCAGCGGCTTGTTGCGCAATTCATACCGACAGCCGTATTTGGGTTGGCGCAGCACAGAGAAGCTCTCTCAGCGTACACCCCACGAACG tcTGGCCAATTCGCTGCTAACCCAACGGACAGCTCCGCCCTCCACACAAGCAGCCAATGAAACCGACACCTTACATACTGTATCGACAGAGATTCAAAGCTCCATTAAGGAAGTCACATCGGCCATCGTTCACTTCGTAAACGACCAGCAGCAGTCCCAACATCCGGTCAGCCGTTCTACTAGTCCAAATGCAAG GTGCTGGCTGGAAAGCAGCTTTGTTGGCACACGGACCTTAGACTCCCCGCAGACACCCGTTATTGACAACAGTGCTCCCGGATTAGCAcgaaagcaacagcagctccACTCGCACCAAGTGCACCTGGATGTCAGCCTGGCACCTGTATTCTCCGCTGGTCAGCTGCAACATCACATGAACGGAATCAATCGTATTGGCAACGGTGGCG TACCAACAAGTAATATAGCGGCCGAACGGTCGTTAAGCAGCGCCTCGCTAGAAGATGTCCTAGCCTCGCTATTAGGACTGCCACCTACCTTCTTATCCGGCCAGATCAGCAATTCGTACATAAGCTACACCCCCAATTCGGCGACAACAG caGGTGTTGCTATTCGGCAGCAGCTGGAGGTGCAATCAGCCGCCGAGCAGCAGCGGCTCCGTCGTCGGAGTGAGGGGGACGCCCCGTCGCAGGAAAAGCATTATTCCAAGGACCAACCCCATCAGTCCAGCTCGCATTCGGTTGAAGCTGTAGTAAGTCCTAAGCCAAATATCCCCAAAGAGAGACGGCGGGTTTCACTGGGCGACCCCACCCTCACAGCTACGCGGTCGGACATAGGAATCGGCGGACAGCTGCAACTCATCGAGGAACCAAAGGCCGGTTTCGGATCGGGGCAACAAGTTCGCTGCCGCAACAGCAAGTGCGACCGGAGTACCTCTCCCAGTGATGCCAAAAAGCTTTACAAGACGTGCCACAATTGTTCCCATTTATACTGTTCGCGTGAATGTCGGCGGGCGCACTGGGAAAAGCATCGGAAGGCGTGCCTGCACTCGCGTGCGTCTAACATTTGTCGCCAGGTTCTTGCCACGTGCAGAGATGACCTCGACTCACAGCGTCATCTGAGTCTTTTGGCCCGCAAAGGCAGCCTGTCTCAAGGACGGGGCGTTGTGCGTGTGCTTTTTCGAAGTGCTGAGGCGGCGGAAGGATTCATTAAAAACGGGTTCCAGTGCATGGGAGAGGCTTCGTACGTGCGCTGGCCAGACCTTATGCCCGCTGAGATGGGCCTGGACTTATACTCCGAACTTCTGAAGCTTAGCACGGAGTACAAACCGGAAACCAAAATGCTTATTTACGTGGCAATTTGTGTGGTTTCCGAGGCACCGGGCATGGGGCAAGCACCTGTGCGCTGGGAACGCCAACTTGTGAGTCGTTGTGCCAAACTGAAACTCTGCAAGTCAGTTATGGTTGAACTAGAGCATCATCAGGCGGCAATCCTCCCGGTGTCTGTTGTGGCAGTGCCGGAGCGGACGGAAATCCTCATTCTAACTTTTAAACCCGGACAGCATGGAAATAGAGAGCTAATCCTTTCAAACATCCTGGACATTTTGTCAACGCACGGCGTCATACTGAGCAAACACTATCCGCAGGTATTTGAGCGCCTGCAAACGTACTCTGAGGGACAGAGTGACAAGTTCAATCCGGTGACATTGCATCCGCGGGACACGCAAACTGGGCAAAACTTTGTATGCATCATTATGGCGGTGCACACTGACAATGAGCTTACGAAGCTTCCATCAGCAGCGGATGGCGGTAATCGAGTTACTACCATAGATGTAGGATCCCCTTCGGCTCTCGTGCAACTTGAACTAGGCGATGATCAGATTTTAAAAACCACATCCAGAAATAGTTGA
- the LOC120446002 gene encoding uncharacterized protein LOC120446002 isoform X12: MFDQPPENELQKSHDQNPVALSAHQLRVQASLQRLNIPDWFRHYTKGPEKAADGENVCTSATGGGYRPGNFTRKRGQESGRWQGLNSKTTSLSSLGSQRSDRSPLLMSPSAHSHHGGQSSYSCGSTTIHGPAPVQIGMGATRWSTSHLNSTQMSPGASQRGNFTRGAPINSSFMSVASGSGLLRNSYRQPYLGWRSTEKLSQRTPHERLANSLLTQRTAPPSTQAANETDTLHTVSTEIQSSIKEVTSAIVHFVNDQQQSQHPVSRSTSPNARCWLESSFVGTRTLDSPQTPVIDNSAPGLARKQQQLHSHQVHLDVSLAPVFSAGQLQHHMNGINRIGNGGVPTSNIAAERSLSSASLEDVLASLLGLPPTFLSGQISNSYISYTPNSATTGMNLRCCYSAAAGGAISRRAAAAPSSE, encoded by the exons CCCCCTGAAAACGAACTGCAGAAATCACATGACCAAAATCCAGTCGCACTGAGCGCACACCAGCTGCGCGTCCAAGCGTCGCTTCAGCGGCTAAATATTCCCGACTGGTTCCGTCATTACACCAAAGGGCCCGAAAAGGCCGCAGATGGCGAAAATGTATGCACAAGTGCGACTGGTGGTGGATACCGACCTGGCAACTTCACCCGCAAACGCGGACAGGAATCGGGTCGCTGGCAAGGGCTCAATTCAAAGACAACTTCCCTCAGCTCGCTGGGATCTCAACGCTCCGACCGAAGTCCTTTGTTAATGAGTCCTTCAGCGCACAGCCATCACGGCGGCCAAAGCTCTTATTCATGTGGGTCGACGACAATTCACGGTCCGGCCCCTGTACAGATAGGTATGGGAGCCACTCGCTGGTCTACCTCGCATCTAAATTCCACTCAGATGTCCCCCGGTGCCTCACAGCGCGGAAACTTCACGCGCGGTGCGCCCATTAATAGCAGCTTTATGTCTGTGGCCAGTGGCAGCGGCTTGTTGCGCAATTCATACCGACAGCCGTATTTGGGTTGGCGCAGCACAGAGAAGCTCTCTCAGCGTACACCCCACGAACG tcTGGCCAATTCGCTGCTAACCCAACGGACAGCTCCGCCCTCCACACAAGCAGCCAATGAAACCGACACCTTACATACTGTATCGACAGAGATTCAAAGCTCCATTAAGGAAGTCACATCGGCCATCGTTCACTTCGTAAACGACCAGCAGCAGTCCCAACATCCGGTCAGCCGTTCTACTAGTCCAAATGCAAG GTGCTGGCTGGAAAGCAGCTTTGTTGGCACACGGACCTTAGACTCCCCGCAGACACCCGTTATTGACAACAGTGCTCCCGGATTAGCAcgaaagcaacagcagctccACTCGCACCAAGTGCACCTGGATGTCAGCCTGGCACCTGTATTCTCCGCTGGTCAGCTGCAACATCACATGAACGGAATCAATCGTATTGGCAACGGTGGCG TACCAACAAGTAATATAGCGGCCGAACGGTCGTTAAGCAGCGCCTCGCTAGAAGATGTCCTAGCCTCGCTATTAGGACTGCCACCTACCTTCTTATCCGGCCAGATCAGCAATTCGTACATAAGCTACACCCCCAATTCGGCGACAACAGGTATGAACCT caGGTGTTGCTATTCGGCAGCAGCTGGAGGTGCAATCAGCCGCCGAGCAGCAGCGGCTCCGTCGTCGGAGTGA
- the LOC120446003 gene encoding zinc finger protein 93 isoform X1 has translation MEDLTKNIIFTNAINGQPATIQYQTADGTILKQPKIEGQKTEQQPTFYYTTNGNGGTVNLAQLATTDDNKTCYIAQPVGGYNYALVNGMPLNQGAALGIATVDAQGRIQIVNQNKPIAANTISNISFKCDVCSDMFPHLALLNAHKRMHTDGEQQQQQQHNTQSGGDSIAVVSAQGLVQAQNIIGNGQMGQIQIVSSDTLEPVQQSVMQQQQHESKASKCINCGSSILQQTKRKGPKQVRCESCMQAEQTAQQQQQLFVAPDGQMAHPVQIISTTPQAQAQLQQIVAAQTGGTTPKREASSGSGHHPVKKRNSQQMTKCQKCNGSGVVLLGQHSHASHSGVGGSAKQSVTVKTECLSCRNPSKPFSCNICGGLFSRYSSLWSHKKLHSGEKNYKCSICGLAFAKAVYLKNHARIHTGEKPYKCQTCGMQFSQSPHLKNHERTHSGERPYVCGVCDKGFARHATLWNHRRIHTGEKPYKCEICGSAFSQAAHLKNHAKVHSGEKPYKCEICSAAFADRFALKRHRGIHQKYGQTAPRQTSSDGMIVHKQEIPDMDDEAQQEVIIGGL, from the exons ATGGAAGACCTTACCAAAAACATCATCTTCACAAATGCCATTAATGGGCAACCGGCCACAATTCAGTACCAGACGGCGGATGGCACCATTCTTAAACAGCCCAAAATAGAGGGTCAAAAAACGGAGCAACAGCCAACCTTCTATTACACGACAAAT GGCAATGGCGGTACCGTCAATCTTGCTCAGCTGGCCACCACAGACGACAATAAGACGTGCTACATAGCCCAGCCTGTGGGCGGCTACAACTACGCCCTGGTCAACGGTATGCCTCTCAACCAGGGTGCAGCTCTTGGCATCGCCACGGTAGACGCACAAGGCCGCATCCAGATAGTTAATCAAAACAAGCCAATTGCAGCT AACACCATATCCAACATCAGCTTTAAGTGTGATGTTTGCTCAGATATGTTTCCTCATTTGGCACTGCTCAATGCTCATAAGCGGATGCATACAGACGgggaacagcagcagcaacagcaacataaCACCCAATCAGGGGGTGATTCTATTGCCGTGGTCAGCGCGCAGGGGCTTGTACAGGCACAGAACATCATTGGAAATGGCCAGATGGGTCAGATACAGATTGTGTCTTCTGACACGCTAGAGCCGGTTCAGCAATCTGtaatgcagcagcaacaacatgaGTCAAAGGCAAGCAAGTGTATAAATTGCGGAAGCTCTATATTGCAGCAGACGAAACGCAAAGGTCCAAAGCAGGTGCGCTGCGAGTCCTGCATGCAAGCTGAACAAACggcacagcaacaacaacagctctTCGTGGCGCCGGATG GTCAAATGGCGCATCCGGTGCAAATCATATCAACGACTCCTCAGGCACAAGCACAACTGCAACAAATTGTTGCTGCACAGACTGGCGGTACGACACCAAAACGGGAGGCGAGCAGTGGGTCTGGCCACCATCCTGTGAAAAAACGAAATTCCCAGCAGATGACCAAATGCCAGAAATGCAATGGTTCCGGTGTGGTGCTATTAGGGCAGCACTCCCACGCTTCGCACAGCGGTGTGGGCGGATCGGCTAAGCAATCAGTTACTGTTAAAACTGA ATGTTTGTCCTGCAGAAATCCGTCAAAACCCTTCAGTTGTAATATATGCGGCGGTCTTTTTTCACGTTACTCAAGTCTGTGGTCACATAAAAAGCTGCACAGCGGTGAAAAAAACTATAAGTGCAGCATCTGTGGGTTGGCCTTTGCTAAAGCCGTTTATTTGAAAAACCACGCCCGTATCCATACGGGCGAGAAACCTTATAA ATGCCAAACCTGCGGCATGCAGTTCTCGCAGTCGCCACATCTCAAAAACCATGAACGTACGCATAGTGGCGAGCGACCCTATGTGTGCGGTGTTTGCGACAAAGGATTTGCCCGCCATGCTACTCTTTGGAATCATAGGCGCATTCACACGGGCGAAAAGCCATACAAGTGTGAAATTTGTGGATCTGCATTTTCTCAGGCGGCGCACCTTAAAAACCACGCAAAGGTGCACTCCGGAGAAAAGCCCTACAAGTGCGAGATTTGCTCTGCGGCGTTTGCTGATCGTTTTGCACTCAAGCGTCACCGCGGTATACACCAAAAGTACGGCCAAACAGCACCTCGTCAGACCAGTAGCGACGGGATGATAGTGCACAAGCAGGAGATTCCTGATATGGATGATGAGGCCCAACAGGAAGTGATTATTGGTGGGTTATAG
- the LOC120446003 gene encoding zinc finger protein 93 isoform X2: protein MEDLTKNIIFTNAINGQPATIQYQTADGTILKQPKIEGQKTEQQPTFYYTTNGNGGTVNLAQLATTDDNKTCYIAQPVGGYNYALVNGMPLNQGAALGIATVDAQGRIQIVNQNKPIAANTISNISFKCDVCSDMFPHLALLNAHKRMHTDGEQQQQQQHNTQSGGDSIAVVSAQGLVQAQNIIGNGQMGQIQIVSSDTLEPVQQSVMQQQQHESKASKCINCGSSILQQTKRKGPKQVRCESCMQAEQTAQQQQQLFVAPDGQMAHPVQIISTTPQAQAQLQQIVAAQTGGTTPKREASSGSGHHPVKKRNSQQMTKCQKCNGSGVVLLGQHSHASHSGVGGSAKQSVTVKTENPSKPFSCNICGGLFSRYSSLWSHKKLHSGEKNYKCSICGLAFAKAVYLKNHARIHTGEKPYKCQTCGMQFSQSPHLKNHERTHSGERPYVCGVCDKGFARHATLWNHRRIHTGEKPYKCEICGSAFSQAAHLKNHAKVHSGEKPYKCEICSAAFADRFALKRHRGIHQKYGQTAPRQTSSDGMIVHKQEIPDMDDEAQQEVIIGGL from the exons ATGGAAGACCTTACCAAAAACATCATCTTCACAAATGCCATTAATGGGCAACCGGCCACAATTCAGTACCAGACGGCGGATGGCACCATTCTTAAACAGCCCAAAATAGAGGGTCAAAAAACGGAGCAACAGCCAACCTTCTATTACACGACAAAT GGCAATGGCGGTACCGTCAATCTTGCTCAGCTGGCCACCACAGACGACAATAAGACGTGCTACATAGCCCAGCCTGTGGGCGGCTACAACTACGCCCTGGTCAACGGTATGCCTCTCAACCAGGGTGCAGCTCTTGGCATCGCCACGGTAGACGCACAAGGCCGCATCCAGATAGTTAATCAAAACAAGCCAATTGCAGCT AACACCATATCCAACATCAGCTTTAAGTGTGATGTTTGCTCAGATATGTTTCCTCATTTGGCACTGCTCAATGCTCATAAGCGGATGCATACAGACGgggaacagcagcagcaacagcaacataaCACCCAATCAGGGGGTGATTCTATTGCCGTGGTCAGCGCGCAGGGGCTTGTACAGGCACAGAACATCATTGGAAATGGCCAGATGGGTCAGATACAGATTGTGTCTTCTGACACGCTAGAGCCGGTTCAGCAATCTGtaatgcagcagcaacaacatgaGTCAAAGGCAAGCAAGTGTATAAATTGCGGAAGCTCTATATTGCAGCAGACGAAACGCAAAGGTCCAAAGCAGGTGCGCTGCGAGTCCTGCATGCAAGCTGAACAAACggcacagcaacaacaacagctctTCGTGGCGCCGGATG GTCAAATGGCGCATCCGGTGCAAATCATATCAACGACTCCTCAGGCACAAGCACAACTGCAACAAATTGTTGCTGCACAGACTGGCGGTACGACACCAAAACGGGAGGCGAGCAGTGGGTCTGGCCACCATCCTGTGAAAAAACGAAATTCCCAGCAGATGACCAAATGCCAGAAATGCAATGGTTCCGGTGTGGTGCTATTAGGGCAGCACTCCCACGCTTCGCACAGCGGTGTGGGCGGATCGGCTAAGCAATCAGTTACTGTTAAAACTGA AAATCCGTCAAAACCCTTCAGTTGTAATATATGCGGCGGTCTTTTTTCACGTTACTCAAGTCTGTGGTCACATAAAAAGCTGCACAGCGGTGAAAAAAACTATAAGTGCAGCATCTGTGGGTTGGCCTTTGCTAAAGCCGTTTATTTGAAAAACCACGCCCGTATCCATACGGGCGAGAAACCTTATAA ATGCCAAACCTGCGGCATGCAGTTCTCGCAGTCGCCACATCTCAAAAACCATGAACGTACGCATAGTGGCGAGCGACCCTATGTGTGCGGTGTTTGCGACAAAGGATTTGCCCGCCATGCTACTCTTTGGAATCATAGGCGCATTCACACGGGCGAAAAGCCATACAAGTGTGAAATTTGTGGATCTGCATTTTCTCAGGCGGCGCACCTTAAAAACCACGCAAAGGTGCACTCCGGAGAAAAGCCCTACAAGTGCGAGATTTGCTCTGCGGCGTTTGCTGATCGTTTTGCACTCAAGCGTCACCGCGGTATACACCAAAAGTACGGCCAAACAGCACCTCGTCAGACCAGTAGCGACGGGATGATAGTGCACAAGCAGGAGATTCCTGATATGGATGATGAGGCCCAACAGGAAGTGATTATTGGTGGGTTATAG
- the LOC120446550 gene encoding uncharacterized protein LOC120446550 — protein sequence MSQPRKCTTRGRNAATEDPETVNFPTSEVGSPQPQAITDDRLSTILEMQHRNLLEIVNAVRGSQTTQVVVLPKFNPESAGSSAATWCSTVDLIVGENPLDGSALLMALTKSLEGSASNWLSQICFAGMTWSQFQEMFLQQYEGNETPAATVFNVLNGRPNDGECLALYGSRLITTLMAKWKSMTAEEIAVSVALAHAANIDGRLQRTVFTTTVKTRNELQNELRAFSYGKRKDHPVPENSTSKRARLHPNVKCHFCGKIGHKIADCRSVKNNLKNQQGSSSSIGRLSDSKPGSITCYRCGNQGHIASACPARQSLSNQTKADEKRVNVCHVVEPIGTLISSD from the exons ATGTCGCAACCGAGGAAGTGTACGACTCGCGGGCGGAACGCGGCAACAGAGGACCCCGAAACAGTTAACTTcccgacatcagaagtgggatcgccTCAGCCCCAAGCCATCACTGATGATCGCCTGTCCACAATTTTGGAAATGCAGCATCGTAATCTATTGGAAATTGTGAATGCCGTGAGGGGCTCGCAGACTACACAAGTAGTTGTACTACCCAAGTTCAACCCTGAGTCCGCCGGTTCAAGTGCAGCCACTTGGTGCTCTACAGTGGACCTTATTGTAGGAGAAAATCCTCTGGATGGCAGTGCTTTGCTCATGGCCTTAACCAAATCATTGGAGGGCAGTGCTTCTAATTGGCTGTCACAAATTTGTTTCGCCGGAATGACTTGGAGCCAATTCCAAGAAATGTTCCTTCAGCAGTATGAAGGCAATGAgacgccagcagcaacagtctTTAATGTATTAAACGGGCGGCCAAACGACGGCGAATGTCTTGCGCTGTATGGTAGCCGATTAATAACAACACTTATGGCAAAATGGAAGTCTATGACCGCAGAAGAAATTGCAGTGTCTGTTGCCCTGGCACATGCTGCAAATATAGATGGTAGGCTGCAACGCACTGTGTTCACAACTACTGTCAAAACACGCAACGAGTTGCAGAACGAGCTAAGAGCGTTTTCGTATGGCAAGAGGAAGGACCATCCCGTTCCAGAAAATTCTACCAGCAAAAGAGCTCGCCTACACCCAAATGTTAAGTGCCACTTTTGTGGAAAAATTGGCCACAAGATAGCTGACTGCCGCTCCGTGAAAAACAACTTAAAGAATCAACAAGGATCTAGTTCGAGTATTGGGCGCTTATCTGACTCTAAACCTGGGTCAATTACTTGCTATAGATGTGGAAACCAGGGGCATATAGCGTCAGCTTGCCCTGCAAGACAATCGTTGTCAAACCAAACTAAAGCCGACGAGAAGCGTGTCAACGTGTGTCACGTAGTCGAGCCAATTGGGACATTGATATCATCGG ATTAA